A portion of the Pedobacter cryoconitis genome contains these proteins:
- the ilvD gene encoding dihydroxy-acid dehydratase — MSQESPELNRYSKVFTQDPTQPGAQAMLYGIGLTTEDMQKAQVGIASMGYDGNTCNMHLNDLAKIVKDGVWKNDMVGLTFGTIGVSDGMSNGTDGMRYSLVSRDVIADSIETICGGQYYDGLITIPGCDKNMPGSIMAMGRLNRPSIMVYGGSIHSGKYKGKSLNIVSAFEALGEKLAGNLSEEDYQGIIRHTCPGAGACGGMYTANTMASAIEALGMSLPYSSSYPALSEEKKDECFRAGKAIRILLEQNILPSDIMTDKAFHNAIVTVMVLGGSTNAVLHLIAMAKSVGLSLKLEDFQNISDNTPVLADLKPSGQYLMEDVHEIGGIPAVLKYLLKVGLIHGDCMTVTGKTIAENVAGAADLDFDKQKIIFPVTSPLKTTGHLQMLYGNLAEKGAVAKISGKEGEKFEGPARVFEGEQKLIAGIQSGKVQRGDVVVITNVGPKGAPGMPEMLKPTSAIIGAGLGKSVALITDGRFSGGTHGFVVGHITPEAWDGGNIGLVRDNDMITIDAVNNTLQLNISDEELAQRRSEWKQLPPPVKSGVLYKYLKQVSNASEGCVTDAYTD; from the coding sequence ATGTCACAAGAATCACCAGAATTGAACCGCTACAGCAAAGTTTTCACACAAGATCCTACTCAACCAGGTGCACAAGCAATGTTGTATGGTATTGGTTTGACCACAGAAGATATGCAAAAAGCACAGGTGGGTATTGCCAGCATGGGTTATGATGGAAACACCTGTAATATGCACTTAAATGATTTGGCTAAAATTGTTAAAGATGGCGTGTGGAAAAATGATATGGTCGGTTTGACCTTCGGTACGATTGGTGTCAGTGATGGAATGTCAAATGGTACAGACGGGATGCGTTATTCACTGGTTTCCAGAGATGTAATTGCAGACTCTATTGAAACAATCTGTGGCGGACAATACTATGACGGCCTGATCACTATTCCGGGCTGTGATAAAAACATGCCAGGTTCAATCATGGCTATGGGGCGCTTGAACAGACCTTCTATTATGGTTTACGGTGGTAGTATCCATTCAGGAAAATACAAAGGAAAATCACTAAACATAGTCTCTGCTTTTGAAGCACTGGGAGAAAAATTAGCTGGTAACTTATCAGAAGAAGATTATCAGGGTATCATCCGTCATACCTGTCCCGGCGCGGGGGCTTGTGGCGGGATGTATACCGCGAATACCATGGCCTCAGCAATTGAAGCTTTAGGAATGAGTTTGCCTTACAGTTCATCTTATCCAGCACTAAGTGAGGAGAAAAAAGACGAATGTTTCCGTGCAGGAAAAGCAATCAGAATCTTGTTAGAGCAAAACATTCTTCCTTCAGATATTATGACTGACAAAGCATTTCACAATGCGATCGTAACTGTAATGGTATTAGGCGGATCGACAAACGCTGTACTGCATTTAATCGCTATGGCAAAATCTGTAGGCTTAAGTTTGAAATTAGAAGATTTCCAAAATATCAGTGATAATACACCTGTTTTGGCCGATTTAAAACCAAGCGGTCAATATTTAATGGAAGATGTTCATGAAATAGGTGGTATACCAGCCGTTTTAAAATACTTGCTGAAAGTTGGATTGATCCACGGAGATTGTATGACTGTTACTGGTAAAACCATAGCAGAAAACGTAGCAGGAGCAGCAGACCTTGATTTCGACAAACAGAAAATCATTTTCCCGGTAACCAGTCCGTTAAAAACAACCGGTCACTTACAAATGCTTTATGGAAACCTGGCTGAAAAAGGTGCAGTAGCTAAAATCAGCGGTAAAGAAGGAGAGAAATTTGAAGGCCCTGCCCGTGTATTTGAGGGTGAGCAAAAATTGATTGCAGGAATTCAAAGTGGAAAAGTACAACGCGGTGATGTAGTTGTCATTACCAATGTTGGTCCAAAAGGAGCACCAGGAATGCCGGAAATGCTTAAACCAACTTCTGCAATTATTGGTGCAGGCTTAGGTAAATCAGTGGCATTGATTACAGACGGACGCTTTTCGGGAGGTACACATGGTTTTGTAGTAGGTCATATTACACCAGAAGCCTGGGATGGAGGAAATATCGGGTTAGTTAGAGATAACGATATGATCACGATAGATGCAGTAAACAATACACTGCAATTAAATATATCTGACGAGGAGCTTGCACAAAGAAGATCCGAATGGAAACAGTTACCACCACCCGTCAAAAGCGGCGTCCTTTACAAATATCTGAAACAAGTAAGTAATGCGAGCGAAGGCTGTGTTACTGATGCTTACACTGATTAA
- a CDS encoding branched-chain amino acid transaminase, protein MQYYDSATVLYLDGKFIKAPEAKTSLYSQSLHYGYAVFEGIRAYNTHNGTRIFKAKEHYERLKRSAELMHIPFPYDINDLIKQTYKLLEKNKLKDAYIRPLVYCAPNMTLSPATEVSIMICAWEWGAYLGTQLQKVCISSYQRPNPKSTHVEAKASGHYINSILATTEAKGKGFDEAILLDMNNNIAEAPGANIFIEKNGKLYTPPLGNILAGITRATVIRLCKTLDIECIEKHLSADDLKNADSAFFCGTAAEVIGIASVDEAVFPAIWTETLGATIQRTYKALVLEKQNYEVII, encoded by the coding sequence ATGCAATACTACGATTCAGCCACAGTACTTTACCTAGACGGGAAGTTTATCAAAGCCCCGGAAGCCAAGACAAGCTTGTATAGCCAATCTTTACATTACGGCTATGCAGTGTTTGAAGGTATCCGTGCGTACAACACACATAACGGAACCAGAATATTTAAAGCTAAAGAGCACTATGAACGTTTGAAGCGTTCTGCTGAACTGATGCACATTCCATTTCCATACGATATTAACGACCTGATCAAACAGACCTATAAACTACTGGAAAAGAATAAATTAAAAGACGCCTATATCCGTCCTTTAGTATATTGCGCGCCTAATATGACCTTATCACCGGCAACAGAAGTTTCGATTATGATCTGTGCCTGGGAATGGGGAGCATATCTTGGAACACAATTACAGAAAGTTTGCATTTCCAGCTACCAGAGACCAAATCCTAAATCTACCCATGTAGAAGCTAAAGCCAGCGGACACTACATCAATTCAATATTGGCTACTACAGAAGCAAAAGGTAAAGGTTTTGATGAAGCTATTTTACTGGATATGAACAATAATATTGCTGAGGCACCAGGAGCTAATATTTTCATTGAGAAAAATGGCAAACTATATACTCCCCCACTAGGAAATATCCTTGCAGGAATTACCAGGGCAACTGTGATCAGATTATGTAAAACACTTGATATAGAATGTATCGAAAAACACTTATCAGCAGACGACCTGAAAAATGCAGACAGCGCTTTCTTCTGCGGAACAGCAGCGGAGGTTATCGGTATCGCCTCTGTAGATGAAGCAGTTTTTCCTGCAATATGGACAGAAACATTAGGAGCAACCATACAGCGCACCTATAAAGCATTAGTATTAGAGAAACAAAACTACGAAGTAATCATATAA
- a CDS encoding ABC transporter permease, protein MYKLTLKIAWRNLWKNKVFSLINIGGLAIGLASCLLLLLYVNYEWSFDKQFKNIDRIYAVYENDRMSDKVTTNRSYCTPSQLAATARQTIPGIEYTCRLAESGGLFRYKENSFNKKIIYTDPSFLQLFDYEFIKGNPATALTAPSSILLTEETARVFFGDEDPVGKTIKFDNRVPLVVTAVIKKLSANQSYQFDMLVPWSLLEKERPYFTRMDWSDGALNTLIQLKDKSSFTAADAQMRKIFTQKQNGDKYIEFFLFPFEKNHLYNSFENGKLIGGSIDQVRLYLMLAGCVLFIGCINYMNLSTARSEKRAREVGVRKTLGSSRKAIAWQFLIESLLLSFLAMVLAFMLLEISLPYFNNLLGIHIAVNYHSYGIWVALTLLIIITGLLAGSYPSFYLSSFIPVKVLKGFRGAGKTSLPMRKVLVVLQFGFSICMIVCAIVVYNQMQYMNTKPLGFNKDNLVQLWRSGSLRDNHKLDLFKAELIKSGAIVAATETSNGVTNNSVSTEKIGWPGQQKNEQIKMQLHFSGYDFTQTIGSEILFGRDFNRAFASDSLAVVLNETAVKTMNLKNPIGAQISNGDWGQTFTVIGVMKDYIYSSLGTKVEPVLYFYTEKDNANMLVLRLNPAANITQSIEKIKALSQKLNPDYPFEMTFVNQQMAEKLHDEKVLSMLSNVFGGFAIFISCLGLLGLALYMAEQRSKEISIRKVLGADMKNILILLNKDFIKLVIISNLISIPVAYILAVKWLQKYDYKIEISYGPFLTALILSVMIAVLSVSLQTFKVAKANPADALKYE, encoded by the coding sequence ATGTATAAACTTACCCTGAAAATCGCCTGGCGGAATCTATGGAAGAATAAGGTTTTTTCGCTGATCAATATTGGCGGACTGGCCATCGGGCTCGCCAGTTGTTTGCTGTTGTTGTTATATGTGAATTACGAATGGAGCTTCGATAAGCAGTTTAAAAATATTGACCGGATATATGCTGTTTATGAAAATGACCGGATGAGTGATAAGGTGACAACGAACCGTAGTTATTGTACACCCAGTCAGCTTGCAGCTACTGCCAGACAAACTATACCAGGAATTGAATATACGTGTCGTTTAGCAGAGAGTGGAGGACTTTTCAGGTATAAGGAGAACAGCTTCAATAAAAAGATCATTTATACTGATCCTTCTTTTCTCCAGTTGTTCGATTACGAATTTATCAAAGGAAATCCTGCAACAGCTTTAACAGCGCCTTCCTCTATATTGCTTACAGAAGAAACGGCCAGGGTGTTTTTTGGAGATGAAGACCCTGTAGGTAAGACCATAAAATTTGATAACCGTGTCCCGCTAGTCGTTACTGCGGTTATTAAGAAATTATCAGCGAATCAAAGTTATCAGTTTGATATGCTGGTGCCCTGGTCTTTACTGGAAAAGGAGCGACCTTATTTTACACGTATGGATTGGAGTGATGGAGCATTGAATACGCTCATTCAATTGAAAGATAAAAGTTCATTTACGGCTGCGGATGCACAAATGAGAAAGATATTTACGCAGAAGCAGAATGGAGATAAATACATTGAGTTTTTTCTTTTCCCGTTTGAGAAAAATCATTTATATAACTCTTTTGAAAATGGAAAGCTGATTGGCGGGAGTATTGACCAGGTGAGGTTATATTTAATGCTGGCTGGGTGCGTGTTGTTTATTGGCTGTATAAATTATATGAATCTTTCTACTGCGCGTTCTGAAAAAAGAGCCAGGGAGGTAGGTGTTCGTAAAACGTTGGGATCATCCAGAAAGGCAATAGCATGGCAGTTCTTAATAGAATCTTTATTGTTATCTTTTTTGGCAATGGTACTCGCATTTATGCTGCTGGAAATCTCATTACCCTATTTTAATAATCTTTTGGGTATTCATATCGCTGTTAATTATCATTCTTATGGTATATGGGTGGCACTGACGCTGCTGATTATCATTACAGGCTTGCTTGCGGGAAGCTATCCTTCATTTTATTTGTCTTCATTTATCCCTGTTAAAGTATTGAAAGGATTCAGAGGAGCTGGCAAGACTTCCTTGCCTATGCGTAAAGTATTGGTGGTTCTTCAGTTTGGTTTTTCTATTTGCATGATTGTGTGTGCAATAGTTGTTTATAATCAGATGCAGTACATGAATACTAAGCCTTTAGGGTTTAATAAAGATAATCTGGTTCAGTTATGGCGGTCCGGATCTTTGAGGGATAATCATAAACTGGATCTTTTTAAAGCAGAATTGATAAAATCCGGCGCTATAGTTGCGGCGACAGAAACCTCGAATGGGGTGACAAATAATTCGGTGAGTACGGAGAAAATAGGATGGCCTGGCCAACAGAAGAATGAACAGATAAAGATGCAGCTCCATTTTTCTGGTTATGATTTTACGCAAACTATTGGTTCTGAAATACTCTTTGGGCGTGATTTTAACCGTGCTTTTGCTAGCGATTCTTTAGCTGTTGTGCTGAATGAAACTGCAGTGAAAACAATGAATCTTAAAAATCCAATTGGTGCTCAAATCAGCAATGGTGATTGGGGTCAGACCTTTACAGTTATTGGTGTAATGAAGGATTACATCTATTCCTCTTTAGGAACAAAGGTGGAGCCTGTATTATATTTTTATACGGAAAAAGATAATGCTAATATGCTCGTACTGCGTCTTAATCCAGCGGCCAATATAACCCAGTCTATAGAAAAGATAAAGGCATTGAGTCAGAAGCTTAATCCCGATTATCCTTTTGAGATGACTTTTGTTAATCAGCAAATGGCAGAAAAGCTCCATGATGAAAAGGTTTTAAGTATGCTCTCCAATGTGTTTGGTGGTTTCGCTATTTTTATTTCCTGCCTTGGTTTACTTGGCTTAGCGCTATATATGGCAGAGCAGCGAAGTAAAGAAATCAGTATCCGTAAAGTGTTAGGAGCGGATATGAAAAATATACTGATTCTTTTGAACAAGGATTTTATTAAACTGGTGATTATCTCCAACTTGATTTCGATTCCTGTGGCCTATATCCTGGCAGTTAAATGGTTGCAAAAATATGATTATAAGATAGAAATCAGTTACGGGCCTTTTTTAACGGCATTGATATTATCAGTAATGATTGCAGTACTGTCTGTTAGTCTGCAAACTTTCAAGGTGGCGAAGGCAAACCCTGCGGACGCATTAAAGTATGAATAG
- the atpC gene encoding ATP synthase F1 subunit epsilon, with protein sequence MTLEILTPDKKVFEGEVTAVTVPGTMGSFQILRDHAPIISTLEDGPVIIKSKTDEQTFIIKGGVVEVLKNKIIVLAEGVA encoded by the coding sequence ATGACATTAGAAATATTAACACCAGATAAAAAAGTCTTCGAAGGCGAAGTTACAGCAGTTACTGTACCAGGTACCATGGGATCTTTTCAAATTTTGAGAGACCATGCTCCTATTATTTCAACTTTAGAAGATGGACCAGTAATTATTAAAAGCAAAACTGATGAACAAACCTTTATTATTAAAGGTGGCGTTGTAGAGGTTTTAAAGAACAAGATTATTGTTTTAGCTGAGGGTGTAGCTTAA
- the atpD gene encoding F0F1 ATP synthase subunit beta — protein sequence MPNIGKIAQIIGPVVDVSFADDAHLPQIFSALEIEKENGQKIVLEVQQHLGEDRVRAIAMDSTDGLVRGMAAVDTGSPIKMPIGDQIKGRLFNVVGEAIDGINAVDKTGGKSIHNAPPRFDELSTESEVLYTGIKVIDLLEPYVKGGKIGLFGGAGVGKTVLIMELVNNIAKAYAGLSVFAGVGERTREGNDLLREFIESGVINYGDEFLHSMEKGGWDLSKVDTEKLKESKATLVFGQMNEPPGARARVALSGLTVAEYFRDGDGEGAGKDILFFVDNIFRFTQAGSEVSALLGRMPSAVGYQPTLATEMGLMQERITSTKRGSITSVQAVYVPADDLTDPAPATTFAHLDATTVLSRKISELGIYPAVDPLDSTSRILSPAILGDEHYNTAQRVKEILQRYKELQDIIAILGMDELSEEDKLIVHRARRVQRFLSQPFHVAEQFTGLKGVLVDIKETIKAFNMIMDGEVDEYPEAAFNLVGGIDDAIEKGKKLLAEANA from the coding sequence ATGCCTAACATTGGAAAAATAGCGCAGATTATAGGACCGGTAGTAGACGTGAGTTTTGCTGACGATGCTCATTTACCTCAAATCTTCTCTGCATTAGAGATTGAAAAAGAAAACGGACAGAAGATCGTTTTAGAAGTTCAACAACATCTTGGTGAAGACCGTGTCCGTGCAATTGCAATGGACTCGACTGATGGTTTAGTACGTGGAATGGCCGCAGTAGATACTGGCTCTCCTATCAAAATGCCTATTGGTGATCAAATCAAGGGTCGTTTATTCAATGTTGTAGGTGAAGCTATTGATGGAATTAACGCAGTTGATAAAACTGGTGGTAAATCTATTCACAACGCCCCTCCACGTTTCGACGAACTGTCAACAGAATCAGAAGTACTTTATACAGGTATCAAAGTAATCGATTTATTAGAGCCTTACGTTAAAGGTGGTAAAATCGGATTATTTGGTGGTGCAGGTGTAGGTAAAACTGTATTAATCATGGAATTGGTAAACAATATTGCGAAAGCATATGCTGGTTTATCAGTATTCGCAGGTGTTGGTGAGCGTACACGTGAAGGAAATGACCTTTTGCGTGAGTTCATTGAATCTGGTGTAATTAACTATGGTGATGAGTTCCTTCATTCCATGGAAAAAGGTGGATGGGACTTAAGCAAAGTTGATACAGAGAAATTAAAAGAATCAAAAGCAACATTGGTATTCGGTCAAATGAACGAGCCTCCTGGAGCACGTGCACGTGTAGCTTTATCAGGATTAACTGTAGCTGAATACTTCCGTGATGGTGATGGCGAAGGCGCTGGAAAAGATATTCTTTTCTTTGTTGATAACATCTTCCGTTTCACTCAGGCTGGTTCTGAAGTATCAGCACTATTAGGCCGTATGCCTTCTGCAGTAGGTTACCAACCAACGCTGGCAACAGAGATGGGATTAATGCAAGAACGTATTACTTCAACTAAACGTGGATCAATTACTTCCGTACAAGCAGTTTATGTACCTGCGGATGATTTAACTGACCCGGCTCCGGCTACAACGTTTGCCCACTTAGATGCAACAACAGTATTATCACGTAAAATTTCTGAGCTAGGTATTTACCCTGCTGTAGATCCACTGGATTCTACATCACGTATCCTTTCTCCAGCTATTTTAGGAGATGAGCACTATAACACTGCGCAACGTGTGAAAGAAATTTTACAACGTTACAAAGAGTTACAGGATATCATTGCGATCTTAGGTATGGACGAGTTATCTGAAGAAGATAAATTAATCGTTCACCGTGCACGTCGTGTTCAACGTTTCTTATCACAACCTTTCCACGTAGCTGAGCAATTTACAGGCTTAAAAGGTGTATTGGTTGACATTAAAGAAACCATCAAAGCATTCAACATGATTATGGATGGTGAAGTTGATGAATACCCTGAAGCTGCATTTAACTTAGTAGGTGGCATCGATGATGCAATTGAAAAAGGAAAGAAACTATTAGCTGAAGCAAACGCTTAA
- a CDS encoding SDR family oxidoreductase: MKTVLVTGSNGLLGQKITSAILSGKQFNLVATSKGKNRFKITQGYAYAEMDILDPVNVREVLGRYKPDAIIHTAALTNVDKCETEKELAYALNVEAVKTLITICEEYTIQLVHLSTDFIFDGLNGPYLESDTPNPLSYYGKTKLEAEELIKKASCKWAILRTIIVYGIISDESRSNIVLWAKGALEKGTPINVVNDQWRMPTLAEDLADACLLVVEKDAHGIFNISGKDMMGISELVFKVADFWNLNKELITEISAASLNQSAPRPVKTGFILDKAIHELGYAPRSFEQGLVLLDEQLKERERLTEQEAK; the protein is encoded by the coding sequence ATGAAAACAGTATTAGTTACAGGCAGCAATGGGCTTCTCGGACAGAAAATTACCTCCGCAATATTGTCGGGAAAGCAGTTTAATCTGGTCGCAACTTCGAAGGGTAAAAATCGTTTTAAGATTACTCAGGGCTATGCCTATGCAGAAATGGATATTCTTGATCCTGTGAATGTCAGAGAAGTTTTAGGTCGTTATAAGCCTGATGCAATCATTCACACTGCAGCACTAACAAATGTTGATAAATGTGAGACGGAAAAAGAGCTGGCTTATGCACTTAATGTGGAAGCGGTAAAAACGTTAATTACGATTTGTGAAGAATATACGATACAGTTGGTTCATTTGTCTACGGATTTTATCTTTGATGGGTTAAATGGCCCGTATCTTGAATCGGATACCCCAAACCCTTTAAGCTATTATGGAAAGACAAAGTTAGAGGCGGAGGAACTGATAAAAAAGGCTTCTTGTAAATGGGCTATTCTGCGCACGATTATTGTCTATGGTATTATCAGTGATGAGAGCAGAAGTAATATTGTATTATGGGCTAAGGGCGCGCTGGAGAAAGGAACTCCTATCAACGTAGTAAATGATCAGTGGAGAATGCCGACTCTTGCAGAAGACCTGGCAGATGCCTGCCTTTTAGTAGTAGAAAAAGATGCACATGGTATATTTAATATTTCTGGGAAGGATATGATGGGTATTTCAGAATTGGTATTCAAAGTTGCTGATTTCTGGAATTTAAATAAGGAACTGATTACAGAGATTAGTGCAGCCTCTCTTAATCAGTCGGCACCAAGACCAGTAAAGACTGGTTTTATATTAGATAAGGCTATTCATGAGCTCGGTTATGCACCACGTAGTTTTGAGCAGGGACTGGTTTTACTGGACGAACAATTGAAAGAAAGAGAACGGCTGACTGAACAGGAAGCGAAATAA
- a CDS encoding redoxin domain-containing protein, producing MGLQIGDQAPDFKLFSSDLKETSLADFKGKKLVLQFFPMAFTGTCTTQLCTMRDSFGFYQGMNAEVLGISVDSPFTLAKFKEEQFYQFPLLSDFNKETSTAYQSIYEEFVYNLKGVSKRAAFVIDEEGKIIYAEVLESAGDLPDFDAIKKVVEG from the coding sequence ATGGGATTACAAATAGGCGATCAGGCTCCGGATTTTAAATTATTCAGCTCCGATTTAAAAGAAACATCATTAGCTGATTTTAAAGGAAAGAAATTAGTATTACAGTTTTTCCCAATGGCTTTTACTGGTACATGCACTACTCAGCTTTGTACAATGAGGGATAGTTTCGGTTTTTACCAGGGAATGAATGCTGAGGTATTAGGTATTTCTGTGGATTCACCTTTTACATTGGCTAAATTTAAAGAGGAACAGTTCTACCAGTTCCCTTTATTGTCAGATTTTAACAAAGAAACTTCTACTGCTTACCAGTCAATTTATGAGGAATTCGTCTATAATTTGAAAGGTGTATCCAAGAGAGCTGCTTTTGTGATCGATGAAGAAGGAAAAATTATTTATGCTGAAGTTTTAGAATCGGCAGGTGATCTTCCTGATTTCGATGCAATTAAGAAAGTTGTAGAGGGGTAA
- a CDS encoding recombinase family protein, whose translation MPEVENERRALNVTYGMRRAKKEGRWMGLAPVGYKNKITEYGKKYIAIHEPQASYMKWAFQQIAEGALSTEHVWMKACERGLKCSRTSFWHLITNPAYIGKVSIPEFKDEEAYLADGQHTPLISESLFYRVQQILELRKRKVEEDLDIDGLATLAVENLKNLSEFYINTDSDIKRAIVGSVYPEKWVFDGELHRTPEVNEAAQLIFQINKKLGHKKTGAKSLKDFTPVRCTCRDSNPKPSHP comes from the coding sequence ATGCCGGAAGTAGAGAACGAACGAAGAGCATTAAATGTCACCTATGGTATGCGCCGGGCGAAAAAGGAAGGCCGCTGGATGGGACTGGCACCAGTAGGGTACAAAAACAAGATCACTGAATACGGCAAAAAATACATTGCCATTCACGAACCGCAGGCCAGCTATATGAAATGGGCTTTTCAACAGATCGCTGAAGGGGCACTCTCTACAGAACATGTCTGGATGAAAGCATGTGAAAGAGGCCTGAAATGCAGCCGTACCAGTTTTTGGCATCTCATTACCAACCCCGCTTACATCGGTAAAGTATCCATTCCAGAATTTAAGGATGAAGAGGCTTACCTTGCAGATGGCCAGCATACACCCCTGATCTCAGAAAGTCTTTTCTACAGAGTTCAGCAAATATTGGAACTCCGCAAAAGAAAGGTTGAGGAAGACCTCGATATTGATGGTTTGGCCACTTTAGCAGTAGAAAATCTTAAAAACCTGTCTGAATTCTATATAAACACAGATTCTGATATAAAGAGGGCAATCGTGGGTTCGGTCTATCCTGAAAAATGGGTTTTTGATGGCGAATTACATCGAACCCCTGAGGTGAATGAAGCGGCCCAGCTTATCTTTCAGATTAACAAGAAGTTAGGGCATAAAAAAACCGGAGCAAAATCTTTGAAAGATTTTACTCCGGTAAGGTGCACTTGTAGGGATTCGAACCCCAAACCTTCTCATCCGTAG
- a CDS encoding recombinase family protein has translation MKKACLYIRVSTDEQADKGFSQRDQAERLQIHCAKNDIDVKKIIFEDYSAKTFNRPEWIKLLAELMLIK, from the coding sequence ATAAAAAAAGCATGTTTATATATCAGGGTAAGTACCGACGAACAGGCTGACAAAGGTTTTTCACAAAGAGACCAGGCGGAACGCCTGCAAATCCACTGTGCGAAAAATGATATTGATGTCAAAAAGATCATTTTTGAAGATTATTCCGCCAAAACCTTTAACCGCCCCGAATGGATAAAATTACTGGCAGAGCTGATGCTTATCAAATGA
- a CDS encoding alpha/beta fold hydrolase, which produces MSKFFAFLTVLFILVSCKKDKSREVSFNESILQLSTHNLATYSFRSNSKYLVVFESGLGNDHSIWQTKRVAESIGAKMNVLIYDRAGYGKSTIDDTPRDINRLRIELELVVEKYANGRKVILVGHSLGGMVIRDFAIKNPGMIAGLLFVDPSHENVLRLTQETEDKLYNSINNSNGPDFGGTRETRQLIEDVQYMTALPNLPDVPVVVLTGMKSDPGSTGNTQDLYNAHELLKNGVSDFTHISDTNSGHFIMIDNPGLIIEKFNLLISKLP; this is translated from the coding sequence ATGTCTAAGTTTTTTGCGTTTTTAACAGTCCTTTTTATTTTAGTATCCTGCAAAAAAGATAAATCACGGGAAGTGTCTTTCAATGAAAGTATATTGCAATTAAGCACACACAACCTGGCAACCTATTCCTTTAGGTCAAACAGTAAATATCTTGTTGTTTTTGAATCAGGGCTTGGCAATGATCATTCAATATGGCAAACCAAGAGAGTTGCTGAAAGTATTGGTGCTAAAATGAACGTCTTGATTTATGACAGGGCAGGCTACGGAAAATCTACCATTGATGATACACCAAGGGATATCAATAGACTCAGGATTGAGCTCGAATTAGTAGTAGAGAAATACGCTAATGGCCGAAAAGTGATATTGGTTGGACATTCTTTAGGAGGAATGGTCATAAGGGATTTCGCCATTAAAAACCCCGGCATGATTGCAGGATTATTGTTCGTTGATCCCTCACACGAAAACGTTCTTCGTCTGACACAGGAAACCGAGGATAAACTTTATAATTCCATCAATAACAGTAATGGTCCAGATTTTGGAGGAACGAGAGAAACCAGACAATTAATTGAAGATGTACAATACATGACAGCCTTACCCAATCTACCAGATGTTCCGGTGGTTGTTTTGACTGGAATGAAATCAGATCCCGGTTCAACGGGAAACACTCAAGATCTGTATAACGCCCACGAATTGTTAAAAAATGGTGTTAGTGACTTCACTCATATCTCAGATACAAATTCCGGGCATTTTATTATGATAGACAACCCAGGTCTTATAATTGAAAAATTTAATCTGTTGATTTCTAAATTGCCGTAA
- a CDS encoding RNA polymerase sigma-70 factor: MAKYNDLTDSELILLLNEDNNAAFKEIYLRYDKLLYLYAYKKLRNKEEAKDVVQDVFTWLLNHRQDIHLKVSLSAYLYKAVLHKIFDIFKHKGIIKRYAESGEHYIELESVETDYLIREKDISSLIAQEIAAMPPKMREIYILKRKNYLSTKEIALQLGVSEHTVSTQLKRAMKHLRIKLGLVAYLLWILKI, from the coding sequence ATGGCCAAATATAATGACCTTACTGACAGTGAATTGATTCTTTTGTTAAACGAGGATAATAATGCTGCGTTTAAGGAGATTTATCTCCGGTACGATAAACTTTTGTACTTGTATGCTTATAAAAAGTTGAGAAACAAAGAAGAGGCTAAAGATGTTGTTCAGGATGTTTTTACCTGGCTTTTAAATCACCGCCAGGACATTCATTTAAAAGTGAGCTTATCCGCATACCTATATAAAGCAGTACTTCATAAAATATTTGATATTTTCAAACATAAAGGGATCATTAAAAGATATGCCGAAAGCGGGGAGCATTATATTGAACTCGAGTCTGTCGAAACAGATTACCTGATCCGGGAAAAGGATATTTCTAGTTTAATAGCACAGGAAATTGCCGCAATGCCGCCTAAAATGAGAGAGATCTATATTTTAAAAAGAAAGAACTATTTAAGTACCAAAGAAATTGCCTTGCAATTGGGCGTCTCCGAACATACCGTATCCACACAACTTAAGAGAGCAATGAAACATCTCCGGATAAAACTAGGGTTGGTAGCTTATCTTTTGTGGATCTTAAAAATATAG